In Solanum stenotomum isolate F172 chromosome 6, ASM1918654v1, whole genome shotgun sequence, one DNA window encodes the following:
- the LOC125867469 gene encoding homeobox-leucine zipper protein ATHB-6-like codes for MKRLRSNDSLGAPLTSMCQNTTDEHNNWNNHVYSRDFQSMLEGLDDDEATTCVEESGVGSEKKRRLRVDQVKALEKNFEVDNKLEPERKMKLAQELGLQPRQVAIWFQNRRARWKTKQLERDYNVLKANFDSLKHNYESIQHDNEALLKEINELKSKLQGGNNEIKIAVKEEAFESESDDKETEQSNQCNNSNTEFNFETIIMNPSIIFTDFKDGSSDSDSSAILNEDNAVISSSEAFLIKSGSGSGSGSSSPDSNSSLNCFQFLESNPKSILTNEVDFSSSQYVKLEEHNFFSGEESCSTLLFTDEQAPTLHWYCSEDWN; via the exons ATGAAGAGACTTCGTAGCAATGATTCATTGGGTGCACCATTGACCTCTATGTGTCAAAATACTACAG atgaacaCAACAATTGGAACAACCATGTTTATTCAAGGGACTTTCAATCCATGTTAGAAGGCTTAGATGATGATGAAGCCACCACCTGTGTGGAGGAATCCGGTGTCGGATCGGAGAAAAAGCGGCGGTTGAGGGTGGATCAAGTGAAGGCAttggagaagaattttgaagtCGATAACAAACTTGAACCtgaaaggaaaatgaaattagCTCAAGAATTAGGGCTTCAACCGCGACAAGTGGCGATTTGGTTCCAAAACCGCCGTGCACGGTGGAAGACAAAGCAATTGGAGAGAGATTACAATGTTCTTAAAGCTAATTTTGATTCACTCAAACATAATTATGAATCTATCCAACATGACAATGAAGCTCTCTTGAAAGAG ATTAATGAGCTAAAATCAAAGCTACAAGGAGGAAACAATGAAATCAAAATTGCTGTTAAAGAAGAAGCTTTCGAATCCGAATCAGATGACAAAGAAACTGAACAGAGCAACCAATGCAACAATTCTAATACAGAGTTCAACTTTGAGACAATAATTATGAATCCCTCAATTATTTTTACTGATTTCAAAGATGGCTCATCAGATAGTGATTCAAGTGCAATCTTGAACGAAGATAACGCTGTCATTTCATCTTCCGAAGCTTTCTTGATTAAGTCAGGGTCAGGGTCAGGATCAGGATCATCATCCCCGGATTCTAATTCCTCATTGAATTGTTTCCAATTCTTGGAATCGAATCCGAAATCTATTCTAACAAATGAGGTTGATTTTAGTTCGTCACAGTATGTGAAATTGGAGGAGCATAATTTTTTCAGTGGCGAAGAATCTTGCAGTACTCTGTTATTCACAGATGAACAAGCTCCGACGCTTCATTGGTACTGCTCGGAGGATTGGAATTGA